A section of the Pleuronectes platessa chromosome 7, fPlePla1.1, whole genome shotgun sequence genome encodes:
- the kcng4a gene encoding potassium voltage-gated channel subfamily G member 4a, whose amino-acid sequence MPIISNANHDFSNLSVSDDSSLDRIFTEIPETETIKGVYYQRAQFIKRPEDLVSVDHGLLAVINVGGNRYTFPWSTLEQFPLTRLGRLSGCRSPEDIASVCDDYDETYKEFFFDRSPSAFRVILNFLAAGKLRLLREMCVLSLHDELTYWGVEMTYMERCCKRKMYTRIEEVNEQERREEECRQRNAMQRVPVVETNYRKVMNWLRDTMENPQSGLPGKIFACMSVIMVVVTVVSLCISTMPDLREEEDRGECSSKCYNMFIIETVCVAWFSLEFVLRFIQAPSKLDFLRGPLNIIDAMAILPYYVSLLVSEEDPDLEHERPGGGKGYLDKLSLVLRILRALRILYVMRLARHSLGLQTLGLTVRRSTREFGLLLLFLCVAVTLFSPLVHLAESELTGTHDFSSIPASYWWAIISMTTVGYGDMVPRSIPGQVVALSSILSGILIMAFPATSIFHMFSRSYQELKMEHDRLFKEECAAAAAAAAAASGELPEAAGEGGVGASAPPGLGLHLDKQTVHSLESLALLGKGGEAAGNNNHSLPAAAF is encoded by the exons ATGCCCATCATCAGCAACGCCAACCATGACTTCAGCAACCTGTCGGTCAGCGATGACAGCAGCCTCGACCGCATCTTCACCGAGATCCCTGAGACCGAGACCATCAAG GGTGTGTACTACCAGAGGGCTCAGTTCATCAAGCGGCCAGAGGACCTGGTGTCGGTCGACCACGGCCTGCTGGCGGTGATCAACGTTGGGGGGAATCGCTACACCTTCCCTTGGAGCACCCTGGAGCAATTCCCCCTCACCCGACTGGGCCGACTCTCCGGCTGCCGGTCCCCCGAGGACATCGCCAGCGTCTGTGACGACTATGACGAAACGTACAAGGAGTTCTTCTTCGACCGCTCGCCGTCCGCCTTCAGGGTCATCCTCAACTTCCTGGCCGCGGGGAAGCTGCGCCTGCTGCGGGAGATGTGCGTCCTGTCCCTGCACGACGAGCTGACCTACTGGGGGGTGGAGATGACTTACATGGAGCGCTGCTGCAAGAGGAAGATGTACACGCGCATCGAGGAGGTGAACGAGCAGGAGCGTCGCGAGGAGGAGTGCCGGCAGAGGAACGCCATGCAGCGGGTGCCGGTGGTGGAGACGAACTACCGTAAGGTGATGAACTGGCTGCGAGACACGATGGAGAATCCACAATCTGGTTTACCGGGGAAGATCTTCGCCTGCATGTCGGTGATCATGGTGGTGGTGACTGTTGTCAGCTTGTGCATCAGCACCATGCCCGACctcagagaggaagaagacagg ggCGAGTGTTCCTCCAAGTGCTACAACATGTTCATCATAGAGACGGTGTGTGTGGCCTGGTTTTCCCTGGAGTTTGTCCTGCGCTTCATTCAGGCCCCCAGCAAGCTGGACTTCCTCCGGGGGCCACTCAACATCATCGACGCCATGGCCATCCTTCCCTACTACGTGTCCCTGTTGGTGAGTGAGGAGGACCCGGACCTGGAGCATGAGCGGCCAGGAGGAGGTAAGGGCTACTTAGACAAGCTTAGCCTCGTGCTGAGGATCCTGCGGGCGCTGAGGATCCTCTACGTGATGCGCTTGGCCCGCCACTCTCTCGGCCTGCAGACGCTCGGGCTGACGGTCAGGCGCAGCACCCGGGAGTTcggcctcctcctgctgttcCTCTGCGTGGCCGTCACCCTGTTTTCCCCGCTGGTCCACCTGGCCGAGAGCGAGCTCACGGGCACCCATGACTTCAGCAGCATCCCTGCCTCCTACTGGTGGGCTATTATCTCCATGACCACTGTAGGCTACGGCGATATGGTACCGAGGTCCATTCCAGGGCAGGTGGTAGCACTGAGCAGCATCCTCAGTGGGATCCTCATCATGGCCTTCCCTGCTACCTCCATATTCCACATGTTCTCTCGCTCCTACCAAGAGCTCAAGATGGAGCATGACCGACTCTTTAAGGAAGAGTGCGCGGCTGccgcagctgctgctgccgctgcctccGGGGAGCTGCCGGAGGCGGCGGGGGAGGGAGGGGTTGGGGCCTCAGCTCCACCTGGTCTGGGATTACATCTAGACAAGCAGACTGTGCACTCACTGGAGTCGCTGGCTCTGCTGGGGAAAggtggagaagctgcaggaaataACAACCACAGCCTTCCAGCAGCTGCTTTCTGA